The proteins below come from a single Cricetulus griseus strain 17A/GY chromosome 6, alternate assembly CriGri-PICRH-1.0, whole genome shotgun sequence genomic window:
- the LOC100763162 gene encoding LOW QUALITY PROTEIN: respirasome Complex Assembly Factor 1 isoform X2 (The sequence of the model RefSeq protein was modified relative to this genomic sequence to represent the inferred CDS: deleted 2 bases in 1 codon; substituted 1 base at 1 genomic stop codon) produces the protein MSGGRRKEEPPQPPAGQRGPQGSVXARRLRSDAAWTQEDTDEFLDVIYWFRQIIAVVLGVIWGIVPLRGFLGIAGFCLINAGVLYLYFSNYLQIDEEEYGGTWELTKEGFMTSFALFMVIWIIFYTAIHYD, from the exons ATGAGCGGCGGGCGG CGGAAGGAGGAGCCGCCTCAGCCTCCAGCTGGCCAACGGGGCCCTCAAGGGTCCGTGTGAGCAAGGCGGCTGCGGAGCGACGCGGCCTGGACACAAG AAGACACT GATGAATTTTTAGATGTGATCTACTGGTTCCGACAGATTATTGCTGTGGTCTTGGGTGTCATTTGGGGCATTGTGCCCTTGCGAGGCTTCTTGGGAATAGCAGG ATTCTGCCTGATCAATGCAGGAGTCCTATATCTCTACTTCAGCAACTACCTACAAATTGACGAGGAAGAGTATGGTGGCACGTGGGAGCTCACCAAAGAAGGGTTCATGACATCATTTGCCTTGTTCATG GTCATTTGGATCATCTTTTATACTGCCATCCACTATGACTGA